A single region of the Hylaeus volcanicus isolate JK05 chromosome 5, UHH_iyHylVolc1.0_haploid, whole genome shotgun sequence genome encodes:
- the LOC128876567 gene encoding neprilysin-4-like, producing the protein MQLLWLICHLTAAAAAPATLSIAKIWRLSSTRNDTDARLKHDYREDREQRICETGPCNQIARKILESRDSSADPCENFYQYACGSWEKQNPIPDNEVEWSEDQIIMENTYKRVKDVLEQRDKPADILPVRSARKLYRSCMNVDAIERKGLKPIQDILDSTGGWPIAMPIGEWNSNKISWQKIDKHYIRLIGNSAFYNIEYEADQNNTKRYVLTIDQDTEYPLATKRDLSKIFNDNDTYALGLYRIAEAFAKGKGYDLPQTQLINDVSKLVNFEIELLQIIETGKEAHLANDNYKKMTIGELQEWYNSLGFKAATSKINFLEEIQHVFMLANISINASEPIVVYNPEFLHKLARLLGNTSRRVLVNYVQWNMVDKFLQFTTQEMKDIRFNSSFSSYNISNYTPRWESCVINMKMKDAVSYMFVKEYIPNDVIEKTKEMVKKIKEELRHRIMHTSWVSKAMKETLAHKLDNIETQIGYPDFYKNDQDMIQYYEGLKIGTDYFQNILNCDKHELVVSLKKFLEPVARTQWLDYPITVNAFYTQTVNAILIPAAELQDPYFTPLLPDAVNYGGTGFVIGHELSHSLDNEGIQYDTDGYKTSWISQDVLDEYEDRATCFINQYGNYTLDSMDQDGNHIQLDGNLTKDENLADSVGLQVAYSAYKKLTKGKPETKLPGLEDVTNDELFFLAFANSWCSSMRPEYETEIVNNDEHSPAKYRIIGSLSNLAAFSQTYKCPRNSSMNPQNKCNPWN; encoded by the exons ATGCAGCTCCTGTGGCTAAT CTGTCACTTAACAGCCGCGGCAGCGGCGCCGGCCACACTGTCGATCGCAAAAATCTGGAGGCTGTCGAGTACTAGGAACGACACGGATGCGCGTCTGAAACACGACTACCGCGAGGATCGAGAGCAGAGAATCTGCGAAACGGGTCCCTGCAACCAGATCG CTAGGAAAATTCTGGAAAGCAGAGACTCGTCCGCGGATCCCtgtgaaaatttctatcaaTACGCCTGCGGTTCATGGGAGAAGCAGAATCCTATACCAGACAACGAGGTCGAATGGTCTGAAGATCAGATCATCATGGAAAATACGTACAAACGCGTCAAAG aTGTCCTCGAGCAACGCGATAAACCTGCTGACATTCTGCCTGTGAGATCGGCCAGGAAACTCTATCGCTCCTGCATGAACGTAG ATGCGATCGAAAGAAAAGGCCTCAAACCGATTCAAGACATATTGGACTCCACTGGTGGGTGGCCAATAGCAATGCCAATTGGAGAGTGgaattctaacaaaatttcttGGCAGAAAATTGACAAGCATTACATACGGTTGATTGGCAACAGTGCCTTCTACAACATTGAATATGAAGCTGATCAGAATAACACGAAAAGATACGTGCTCACA ATAGATCAGGACACTGAGTATCCCTTAGCGACTAAGAGAGATTTGagtaaaatattcaacgataACGACACGTATGCACTTGGCTTGTACCGTATAGCTGAAGCTTTCGCGAAAGGGAAGGGGTACGATTTACCTCAAACCCAGCTGATCAATGACGTCTCAAAATTGGTGAACTTCGAGATAGAACTCCTACAA ATCATCGAAACGGGGAAGGAAGCACACTTGGCTAACGataactataaaaaaatgacaatCGGGGAACTACAAGAATGGTACAACAGTCTCGGATTTAAGGCTGCCACGTCAAAA ATCAACTTCCTGGAAGAGATACAACACGTGTTCATGCTGGCTAATATCAGTATAAACGCGTCCGAACCAATTGTGGTGTACAACCCGGAATTCCTTCATAAACTGGCGAGGCTGCTTGGAAACACTTCGCGACGTGTGCTTG tAAATTATGTCCAATGGAACATGGTGGACAAATTTCTGCAGTTTACCACGCAAGAGATGAAGGATATCCGGTTCAATAGTTCCTTTTCGTCGTATAACATTTCCAACTATACGCCTCG ATGGGAATCTTGCGTGATCAACATGAAAATGAAGGACGCAGTCTCGTACATGTTCGTCAAAGAGTATATTCCCAATGATGTTATCGAGAAg ACAAAGGAaatggttaaaaaaataaaagaagaactGAGGCACCGCATAATGCATACATCTTGGGTATCGAAAGCCATGAAGGAAACTTTGGCGCACAAATTGGACAACATCGAAACCCAGATCGGATATCCTGACTTCTACAAGAACGATCAAGATATGATTCAATACTACGAAGGG TTGAAGATAGGCACTGActatttccaaaatattttaaactgtGATAAACACGAGCTGGTGGTTAGTCTAAAGAAATTCCTAGAACCTGTTGCACGAACCCA GTGGTTAGATTATCCAATAACCGTTAACGCATTTTACACTCAAACGGTTAACGCTATAT taaTACCAGCCGCAGAATTGCAAGATCCATATTTCACGCCACTATTGCCAGA CGCAGTTAATTATGGAGGAACTGGTTTTGTAATCGGACACGAATTGTCTCATAGCTTGGATAACGAAG gAATTCAATACGATACCGACGGCTACAAGACTTCGTGGATTTCTCAGGACGTATTGGACGAATACGAAGATAGAGCGACCTGTTTCATAAATCAGTATGGTAATTATACTCTTGATTCCATGGACCAAGATGGAAACCATATTCAG CTGGATGGTAATTTAACCAAGGACGAAAACTTGGCAGACTCGGTTGGTTTGCAAGTAGCTTACTCGGCTTACAAAAAACTGACCAAAGGGAAACCTGAAACGAAGCTACCTGGATTAGAAGACGTTACCAACGACGAGTTGTTCTTCTTAGCTTTCGCAAAC tCCTGGTGTTCATCGATGAGACCAGAGTACGAAACGGAAATAGTCAACAATGACGAGCATAGTCCAGCAAAGTATCGCATAATAGGCTCACTTTCGAACCTGGCTGCGTTCTCGCAAACCTACAAATGTCCACGGAACAGCTCCATGAATCCACAAAATAAATGCAACCCGTGGAATTAG